A portion of the Streptomyces sp. NBC_01335 genome contains these proteins:
- the rocD gene encoding ornithine--oxo-acid transaminase translates to MSTTENTLASTEAHSAHNYHPLPVVVATADGAWMTDVEGRRYLDLLAGYSALNFGHRNRRLIDAAKAQLDRVTLTSRAFHHDRFAAFCGELAELCGMEMVLPMNTGAEAVETAVKTVRKWGYTVKGVPDGMAKIIVAADNFHGRTTTIVSFSTDPEARADYGPYTPGFEIVPYGDLTAMREAMTENTVAVLLEPIQGEAGVLVPPPGYLAGVRELTRERNVLFVADEVQSGLGRTGRTFACEHEGVVPDMYVLGKALGGGVVPVSAVVSSAAVLGVFRPGEHGSTFGGNPLACAVALEVLAMLRTGEYQARAAELGAHLHRELDRLVGGGAVDAVRGRGLWAGVDVAPALGSGREISERLMERGVLVKDTHGSTIRIAPPLVIEREDLDWGLDQLRAVLSGK, encoded by the coding sequence GTGTCGACCACGGAGAACACCCTCGCCTCCACCGAGGCCCACAGCGCGCACAACTACCACCCGCTGCCCGTCGTCGTCGCGACGGCGGACGGGGCCTGGATGACCGACGTGGAGGGGCGCCGCTACCTCGACCTGCTGGCCGGGTACTCGGCGCTCAACTTCGGCCACCGCAACCGCCGGCTGATCGACGCGGCGAAGGCGCAGCTGGACCGGGTGACGCTCACCTCGCGGGCGTTCCACCACGACCGGTTCGCCGCGTTCTGCGGGGAGCTCGCCGAGTTGTGCGGCATGGAGATGGTGCTGCCGATGAACACCGGCGCCGAGGCGGTGGAGACCGCCGTGAAGACCGTGCGGAAGTGGGGGTACACCGTCAAGGGCGTCCCGGACGGCATGGCCAAGATCATCGTCGCGGCGGACAACTTCCACGGCCGCACCACCACGATCGTCAGCTTCTCCACGGACCCGGAGGCGCGCGCCGACTACGGGCCGTACACCCCCGGGTTCGAGATCGTGCCGTACGGCGACCTCACCGCGATGCGCGAGGCGATGACGGAGAACACCGTGGCGGTGCTGCTGGAGCCGATCCAGGGCGAGGCCGGGGTGCTGGTGCCGCCGCCCGGCTATCTCGCCGGGGTACGTGAGCTGACCCGCGAGCGGAACGTGCTCTTCGTCGCGGACGAGGTCCAGTCGGGCCTGGGCCGCACCGGGCGGACCTTCGCATGCGAGCACGAGGGCGTGGTGCCGGACATGTACGTGCTGGGCAAGGCGCTCGGCGGCGGGGTGGTGCCGGTGTCGGCGGTGGTGTCCTCGGCGGCGGTGCTGGGGGTGTTCCGGCCCGGCGAGCACGGTTCGACGTTCGGCGGCAACCCGCTGGCGTGCGCGGTGGCGCTGGAGGTGCTGGCGATGCTGCGGACCGGCGAGTACCAGGCGCGGGCGGCGGAGTTGGGCGCCCACCTCCACCGCGAGCTGGACCGGCTGGTGGGCGGCGGCGCGGTGGACGCGGTGCGCGGCCGGGGGCTGTGGGCGGGAGTGGACGTCGCCCCGGCGCTGGGCTCCGGGCGGGAGATCTCGGAGCGGCTGATGGAGCGGGGTGTGCTGGTGAAGGACACCCACGGCTCCACGATCCGGATCGCGCCGCCGCTGGTGATCGAGCGGGAGGACCTGGACTGGGGGCTCGACCAGCTCCGTGCGGTGCTGAGCGGGAAGTGA
- the trpS gene encoding tryptophan--tRNA ligase — MASDRPRVLSGIQPTAGSFHLGNYLGAVRQWVALQESHDAFYMVVDLHAITVPQDPKELRANTRLAAAQLLAAGLDPERCTLFVQSHVPEHAQLGWLMNCLTGFGEASRMTQFKDKAAKQGADRATVGLFTYPVLQVADILLYQANQVPVGEDQRQHIELTRDLAERFNGRFGDTFTVPAPYILKETAKIFDLQDPSIKMSKSASTPKGLINLLDDPKTTAKKVKSAVTDTDTVIRYDAGNKPGVSNLLTIYSTLTGTSVEALEQKYEGQMYGALKTDLAEVMVEFVTPFRTRTQEYLDDPETLDSLLAKGAEKARTVAAETLARAYDRMGLLPAKH; from the coding sequence ATGGCCTCTGACCGACCTCGCGTGCTCTCCGGAATCCAGCCCACCGCAGGCTCGTTCCACCTCGGCAACTACCTGGGCGCGGTGCGCCAGTGGGTGGCGTTGCAGGAGTCCCACGACGCCTTCTACATGGTGGTGGACCTGCACGCGATCACCGTGCCGCAGGATCCGAAGGAGCTGCGGGCCAACACCCGCCTCGCGGCGGCCCAGCTGCTGGCCGCCGGTCTCGACCCCGAGCGGTGCACGCTCTTCGTGCAGAGCCACGTCCCCGAGCACGCGCAGCTCGGCTGGCTGATGAACTGCCTGACCGGGTTCGGCGAGGCCTCCCGGATGACCCAGTTCAAGGACAAGGCGGCCAAGCAGGGCGCCGACCGGGCGACCGTGGGCCTCTTCACGTACCCGGTGCTCCAGGTCGCGGACATCCTGCTCTACCAGGCCAACCAGGTCCCGGTCGGTGAGGACCAGCGCCAGCACATCGAGCTCACCCGCGACCTCGCCGAGCGCTTCAACGGCCGCTTCGGCGACACGTTCACCGTTCCGGCGCCGTACATCCTCAAGGAGACGGCGAAGATCTTCGACCTCCAGGACCCGTCGATCAAGATGAGCAAGTCGGCGTCCACGCCGAAGGGCCTCATCAACCTCCTGGACGACCCGAAGACCACCGCCAAGAAGGTGAAGAGCGCCGTCACCGACACCGACACGGTGATCCGGTACGACGCCGGCAACAAGCCGGGCGTCAGCAACCTCCTGACCATCTACTCCACCCTCACCGGCACCTCCGTCGAGGCGCTGGAGCAGAAGTACGAGGGCCAGATGTACGGCGCGCTGAAGACGGATCTCGCCGAAGTCATGGTGGAGTTCGTCACGCCGTTCCGTACCCGCACCCAGGAGTACCTGGACGACCCGGAGACGCTCGACTCCTTGCTGGCCAAGGGCGCGGAGAAGGCCCGGACGGTCGCCGCGGAGACGCTGGCGCGGGCGTACGACCGGATGGGCCTCCTGCCCGCCAAGCACTGA
- a CDS encoding 2'-5' RNA ligase family protein, whose protein sequence is MGTVTLGVSIAVPEPFGTLLQQRRAGFGDPAAHGIPTHVTLLPPTEAKADEVPAAEAHLGRIAADCRPFPMRLSGTGTFRPLSPVVYVRVVEGASSCAWLQQRVRDASGPLTRELQFPYHPHVTVAHAIDEAAMDRAYEELAAYEAAWTCTSFALYEQGTDSVWRKINEFPFGAGGGTPAVPVQSGFSADEPSLHGLS, encoded by the coding sequence GTGGGGACCGTAACGCTCGGCGTTTCGATCGCGGTCCCGGAGCCCTTCGGCACCCTGCTCCAGCAGCGACGTGCCGGCTTCGGGGACCCGGCCGCGCACGGCATCCCCACGCACGTCACCCTGCTGCCGCCGACCGAGGCGAAGGCCGACGAGGTGCCGGCCGCCGAGGCGCACCTCGGCAGGATCGCCGCCGACTGCCGGCCCTTCCCGATGCGGCTGAGCGGGACCGGGACCTTCCGCCCGCTCTCGCCCGTCGTCTACGTCCGCGTCGTCGAAGGCGCCTCCTCCTGCGCCTGGCTCCAGCAGCGCGTCCGGGACGCCTCGGGGCCGCTGACCCGTGAGCTCCAGTTCCCGTACCACCCGCACGTCACCGTCGCGCACGCCATCGACGAGGCGGCGATGGACCGGGCCTACGAGGAGCTCGCGGCGTACGAGGCGGCCTGGACCTGCACCTCCTTCGCGCTGTACGAGCAGGGCACGGACAGCGTCTGGCGCAAGATCAACGAGTTCCCGTTCGGCGCGGGCGGCGGCACGCCCGCCGTGCCCGTCCAGAGCGGCTTCTCCGCCGACGAGCCCTCGCTCCACGGCCTGTCCTGA
- a CDS encoding decaprenylphospho-beta-D-erythro-pentofuranosid-2-ulose 2-reductase has translation MKDAFGAPQSLLVLGGTSEIGLATARRLIALRTRTVRLAGRPSAALEAAADELRGLGAQVSTVEFDALDPESHAPGLGKVFAEGDVDMVLLAFGIAGDQARDEEDPAAAALVARTNYAGAVSAGLVCAGALQAQGHGSLVVLSSVAAERARREDFIYGSSKAGLDVFAQGLGDALYGSGVQVLVVRPGFVRTARTAGQQEPPLATTPEEVADAIVTGVRRGAETVWVPGGLRVVMAALRHVPRPLFRRLPAGL, from the coding sequence GTGAAGGACGCCTTCGGTGCCCCGCAGTCCCTGCTCGTCCTCGGCGGCACCTCGGAGATCGGGCTGGCCACCGCCCGTCGGCTGATCGCCCTGCGCACCCGTACGGTCCGGCTGGCCGGACGCCCGTCGGCGGCGCTGGAGGCGGCGGCGGACGAGCTGCGCGGGCTGGGCGCCCAGGTCTCCACGGTGGAGTTCGACGCGCTGGACCCGGAGTCGCACGCCCCGGGGCTCGGCAAGGTGTTCGCGGAGGGCGACGTGGACATGGTGCTGCTGGCCTTCGGCATCGCGGGTGACCAGGCGCGCGACGAGGAGGACCCGGCCGCCGCCGCGCTGGTCGCGCGGACCAACTACGCGGGAGCGGTCTCCGCCGGTCTGGTGTGCGCGGGCGCGCTCCAGGCGCAGGGCCACGGGTCGCTGGTGGTGCTCTCCTCGGTCGCCGCCGAACGCGCCCGGCGCGAGGACTTCATCTACGGCTCCAGCAAGGCGGGCCTGGACGTCTTCGCGCAGGGCCTCGGCGACGCGCTGTACGGCAGCGGGGTGCAGGTGCTGGTGGTGCGGCCGGGGTTCGTGCGTACCGCCCGTACGGCCGGGCAGCAGGAACCGCCGCTGGCCACCACCCCGGAGGAGGTCGCCGACGCGATCGTCACGGGCGTGCGGCGGGGCGCGGAGACGGTCTGGGTGCCGGGCGGGCTGCGGGTGGTGATGGCGGCGCTGCGGCATGTCCCCCGCCCGCTCTTCCGCCGGCTCCCCGCCGGGCTCTGA
- a CDS encoding FAD-binding oxidoreductase — MSVDTVSLSGSGRTAPTTAVRFSPRTYEEAADVVRGRGPRGAIARGLGRAPGDAAQNAGGSVLDMGALDRVRSFDAATGTVVCDAGTRLDRLAETLRPSGWYLPVVPGDRRITVGGAIGSDVHGHDHRTAGSFTRHVTAMELLTADGSVVTLLPGTPLFDATAGGLGLTGIILAATLRCRRIATSLMVVDTERAADLDDLLARMAGNATRPTYESAWIDLMARGRATGRSVLVRGAHAPLAALPARDRRAPLGLPALLPPLPPVPAFAPAGLLGRTAMGLVNEVRHRAAPRARTGALRSFDAFFRSPEALPRTPAPAGRGGFVRYQFAVGPGREETLHRVVRRLSTRACPSSVAVLERLGASGPGRLSFPMPGWSLAVDVPAGLPGIGRFLDGLDDEVAAAGGRVGLARDSRLRPELLAVMYPRVAEFRALRAETDPTGAFRSDLARRLGL, encoded by the coding sequence ATGTCCGTCGACACGGTGTCCTTGAGCGGCTCCGGCCGCACCGCCCCGACCACCGCCGTACGGTTCTCTCCGCGTACGTACGAGGAGGCGGCCGACGTCGTGCGCGGGCGCGGGCCCCGGGGTGCGATCGCCCGGGGACTCGGGCGCGCTCCGGGGGACGCGGCGCAGAACGCCGGCGGCTCCGTCCTCGACATGGGCGCGCTGGACCGGGTCCGCTCCTTCGACGCGGCCACCGGCACCGTGGTCTGCGACGCCGGTACACGACTGGACCGGCTGGCCGAAACGCTGCGGCCGTCCGGCTGGTACCTCCCGGTGGTGCCCGGCGACCGCCGGATCACGGTGGGCGGGGCCATCGGCTCCGACGTGCACGGTCACGACCACCGCACGGCCGGGTCCTTCACCCGGCACGTGACGGCGATGGAGCTGCTGACGGCGGACGGCTCGGTCGTCACGCTGCTGCCGGGCACCCCGCTCTTCGACGCCACGGCGGGCGGCCTCGGGCTGACCGGGATCATCCTCGCCGCCACCCTGCGCTGCCGCCGGATCGCCACCTCGCTGATGGTCGTGGACACCGAACGGGCGGCGGACCTCGACGATCTGCTCGCCCGGATGGCGGGGAACGCCACCCGCCCGACGTACGAGAGCGCCTGGATCGACCTGATGGCGCGCGGGCGGGCCACCGGCCGCTCGGTGCTGGTCCGGGGCGCGCACGCACCGCTCGCCGCGCTGCCGGCCCGCGACCGCCGGGCCCCGCTCGGCCTGCCCGCACTGCTGCCGCCGCTGCCTCCCGTGCCCGCCTTCGCGCCGGCGGGCCTGCTCGGCCGCACCGCGATGGGTCTGGTCAACGAGGTGCGCCACCGCGCGGCGCCCCGCGCGCGTACCGGCGCGCTGCGGAGCTTCGACGCCTTCTTCCGCTCCCCCGAGGCGCTGCCCCGGACGCCCGCGCCCGCCGGGCGGGGCGGCTTCGTGCGCTACCAGTTCGCGGTCGGCCCCGGCCGGGAGGAGACCCTCCACCGGGTGGTGCGCCGGCTCTCCACCCGGGCCTGCCCGTCCTCGGTCGCGGTGCTGGAACGGCTCGGGGCGAGCGGGCCCGGCCGGCTGTCGTTCCCGATGCCCGGCTGGTCCCTCGCCGTGGACGTACCGGCCGGGCTACCGGGCATCGGGCGCTTCCTGGACGGGCTGGACGACGAGGTCGCCGCCGCCGGGGGGCGGGTCGGCCTGGCCCGGGACTCCCGGCTGCGGCCGGAGCTGCTGGCCGTGATGTACCCGCGGGTGGCGGAGTTCCGCGCGCTGCGGGCCGAGACCGACCCGACCGGCGCGTTCCGCTCCGACCTCGCGCGCCGGCTCGGGCTCTGA
- a CDS encoding YihY/virulence factor BrkB family protein, whose translation MDWLKRLPAVGPLLARLMETHAWRSYETLERVHWARLAAAITFISFLALFPLIAVGAAVGAALLSDDQLDTIEQKTAEQVPGISDQLGIDNLVAHAGTVGVVAGALLLFTGVGWVGSLRDCLRAVWGIDDQDDGNPVVRKLKDAGLLVGLGGAALLTLVLSTVGSTAVGWTADRIGIPEDGAGGVLLQAAAIAVAVVANFLLLLYLLTLLPGVEPPRRRLVVACLVGAVGFELLKLLLGSYMSGVASKSMYGAFGVPIALLLWINFTAKLLLVCAAWTATGSKEEATGSERDKEERQEKEEPATGGGDAGPGPAAASAG comes from the coding sequence ATGGACTGGCTGAAGAGACTCCCGGCGGTCGGCCCGCTGCTCGCCCGCCTCATGGAGACGCACGCCTGGCGCTCCTACGAAACCCTGGAACGGGTCCACTGGGCGCGGCTCGCGGCGGCCATCACCTTCATCAGCTTCCTCGCGCTCTTCCCGCTGATCGCCGTCGGCGCCGCCGTCGGCGCCGCGCTCCTGAGCGACGACCAGCTCGACACGATCGAGCAGAAGACCGCCGAGCAGGTCCCCGGCATCTCCGACCAGCTCGGCATCGACAACCTCGTCGCGCACGCCGGGACCGTCGGGGTCGTCGCCGGTGCGCTGCTCCTCTTCACCGGCGTCGGCTGGGTCGGCTCGCTCCGCGACTGCCTGCGCGCGGTCTGGGGCATCGACGACCAGGACGACGGCAACCCGGTCGTCCGCAAGCTCAAGGACGCCGGACTGCTGGTGGGCCTCGGCGGCGCCGCGCTGCTGACCCTCGTCCTCTCCACCGTCGGCTCCACCGCGGTCGGCTGGACCGCCGACCGGATCGGCATCCCCGAGGACGGCGCGGGCGGCGTCCTGCTCCAGGCCGCCGCCATCGCGGTCGCCGTGGTGGCCAACTTCCTGCTGCTGCTCTACCTGCTGACCCTGCTGCCCGGAGTGGAACCGCCGCGCCGCCGGCTGGTGGTGGCCTGCCTGGTCGGCGCGGTCGGCTTCGAACTCCTCAAACTCCTGCTCGGCAGCTACATGAGCGGCGTCGCGTCCAAGAGCATGTACGGCGCCTTCGGCGTGCCCATCGCCCTGCTCCTGTGGATCAACTTCACCGCCAAGCTGCTCCTTGTCTGCGCCGCCTGGACCGCCACCGGCAGCAAGGAGGAGGCCACCGGCAGCGAGCGGGACAAGGAAGAGAGGCAGGAGAAGGAGGAGCCCGCTACGGGCGGGGGCGACGCCGGACCAGGTCCGGCAGCGGCCAGCGCCGGTTGA
- a CDS encoding D-alanyl-D-alanine carboxypeptidase family protein: protein MPALKKTALTVICATLMSTFALGPVAFAADKDKDDDKQPRPTLPMSSIGGPQLAKEGTQVNPGPGAPALPGELTGRSWIVADAESGDVLAAHNAHWRLPPASTLKMLFADTVLPALQPSTLTHKVTDAELAGLGDGSSLVGVKEDQTYTVHDLWLGVFLRSGNDAVHVLASMYGGLQGGTGATDGESGAEEPGGEEAAVAKTVAAMQQHADELQALDTTVVTPDGYDAPNQVSSAYDLTLFARSGMQKKDFREYAATATADFPGEEKDGKRESFEIQNTNRLLTGDVGIEPYKGIAGVKNGYTSHAGNTFTGIAERDGRVLLVTVMNPSSDVGHAVYKEAASLLDWGFAASGKVTPVGELVPPKSADTGSGTDSGSDTGTGAGKGPQAAAGAKPQKTAAKAAAADAPSDGIGIALAVVGGVLVVLAAGVFLVNRRWPLPDLVRRRPRP from the coding sequence GTGCCTGCTCTGAAAAAGACCGCGCTGACGGTCATCTGCGCCACCTTGATGTCCACATTTGCCCTGGGTCCGGTGGCCTTCGCCGCGGACAAGGACAAGGACGACGACAAGCAGCCGAGGCCGACCCTGCCGATGTCGAGCATCGGCGGGCCGCAGCTCGCGAAGGAGGGCACCCAGGTGAACCCGGGGCCGGGCGCCCCCGCGCTGCCCGGGGAGCTGACCGGCCGCTCCTGGATCGTGGCGGACGCCGAGAGCGGGGACGTCCTCGCGGCGCACAACGCCCACTGGCGGCTGCCGCCGGCGTCCACACTGAAGATGCTCTTCGCGGACACCGTGCTCCCGGCGCTCCAGCCCTCGACGCTGACCCACAAGGTGACCGACGCCGAACTGGCCGGCCTCGGCGACGGCAGCAGCCTGGTGGGCGTCAAGGAGGACCAGACCTACACGGTCCACGACCTCTGGCTCGGCGTCTTCCTGCGCTCAGGCAACGACGCGGTGCACGTCCTCGCCTCGATGTACGGCGGCCTGCAGGGCGGCACCGGTGCGACCGACGGGGAGAGCGGCGCCGAGGAGCCCGGCGGCGAGGAGGCCGCCGTCGCGAAGACCGTGGCCGCGATGCAGCAGCACGCCGACGAGCTCCAGGCCCTCGACACCACCGTGGTCACGCCGGACGGCTACGACGCCCCGAACCAGGTGTCCAGCGCGTACGACCTCACCCTCTTCGCCCGCAGCGGGATGCAGAAGAAGGACTTCCGCGAGTACGCGGCGACCGCCACGGCCGACTTCCCGGGCGAGGAGAAGGACGGCAAGCGCGAGTCCTTCGAGATCCAGAACACCAACCGGCTGCTCACCGGGGACGTCGGCATCGAGCCGTACAAGGGCATCGCGGGCGTCAAGAACGGCTACACCAGCCACGCGGGCAACACCTTCACCGGAATCGCCGAGCGCGACGGCCGGGTGCTGCTGGTGACCGTCATGAACCCGTCGTCCGACGTGGGCCACGCGGTCTACAAGGAGGCGGCCTCGCTCCTGGACTGGGGCTTCGCGGCGAGCGGGAAGGTGACCCCGGTCGGCGAGCTGGTACCGCCGAAGTCGGCGGACACCGGCAGCGGTACGGACTCCGGATCGGACACCGGCACCGGTGCGGGCAAGGGGCCGCAGGCCGCCGCCGGGGCGAAGCCGCAGAAGACCGCGGCGAAGGCCGCCGCGGCCGACGCGCCGTCCGACGGCATCGGCATCGCGCTGGCCGTGGTCGGCGGGGTACTGGTGGTGCTCGCGGCGGGCGTGTTCCTGGTCAACCGGCGCTGGCCGCTGCCGGACCTGGTCCGGCGTCGCCCCCGCCCGTAG
- a CDS encoding SCO4848 family membrane protein, which yields MKLSRPVSWFLLAFGVWSWVIWVTFAKNLWKDGSGLAFDDAGDPTAYFWVHLLLAITSFLLGTAVGFIGFRGLKALRTERA from the coding sequence ATGAAGCTCAGTCGTCCCGTCTCCTGGTTCCTGCTCGCGTTCGGTGTCTGGTCGTGGGTGATCTGGGTGACTTTCGCTAAGAATCTCTGGAAGGACGGCAGTGGACTCGCGTTCGACGACGCGGGCGATCCGACCGCCTACTTCTGGGTCCACCTGCTCCTCGCGATCACCTCGTTCCTCTTGGGGACGGCTGTGGGCTTCATCGGGTTCCGCGGACTCAAGGCGCTTCGCACCGAACGCGCGTAG
- a CDS encoding metallophosphoesterase — translation MVFVVVLIVVVALLAGVHRYLWRRFVGDTTAQGSVLRRLGTVAAFVLPLLSVGALVSGQAGAPFWLQRVLAWPGYLWLACLLYLTLALLVGEAVRPVLRRALDHRRPERAAGGSGGAARESAEVRVPSGAPARTVPEPAAPAVDAPPSDAPPSDPRRPDAPAPTAPASAVPAPSRRLFVARAVGGAAAVAGFGTVGYGTYGVLRGPRTKRITVPLAKLPRSAHGFRIAVVSDIHLGPILGRAHTRRVVDAVNATRPDLIAVVGDLVDGSVADLGSAAEPLAELEARHGSFFVTGNHEYFSGAAEWVAHVRELGLHPLENARVEIDGFDLAGVNDVAGESEGQGPDFDRALGDRDPARAAVLLAHQPIVIDDAVAHGVDLQLSGHTHGGQLWPGNLVAELANPTVAGLERYGDTQLYVSRGAGAWGPPVRVGAPSDITVVELASRQA, via the coding sequence GTGGTGTTCGTGGTGGTTCTGATCGTGGTGGTGGCGCTGCTCGCCGGTGTGCACCGCTATCTCTGGCGCCGCTTCGTCGGTGACACCACCGCCCAGGGCTCCGTGCTCCGGCGCCTGGGCACGGTCGCCGCCTTCGTGCTGCCGCTGCTCAGTGTCGGCGCGCTCGTCTCGGGGCAGGCCGGCGCCCCCTTCTGGCTGCAACGGGTGCTCGCCTGGCCCGGGTACCTCTGGCTCGCCTGCCTGCTCTACCTGACGCTCGCGCTGCTCGTCGGCGAGGCGGTCCGGCCGGTGCTCCGCCGGGCCCTCGACCATCGCCGGCCGGAGCGCGCCGCCGGGGGGAGCGGCGGCGCCGCCCGGGAGAGTGCCGAGGTACGCGTGCCGTCCGGCGCCCCCGCCCGTACGGTCCCGGAGCCGGCGGCCCCGGCGGTGGACGCCCCGCCTTCCGATGCCCCGCCTTCAGACCCCCGGCGTCCCGACGCCCCCGCGCCCACCGCCCCGGCCTCCGCCGTCCCCGCCCCGTCCCGGCGGCTCTTCGTCGCGCGGGCGGTCGGCGGTGCGGCGGCCGTCGCCGGGTTCGGGACGGTGGGGTACGGCACCTACGGCGTGCTGCGGGGCCCCCGCACCAAGCGGATCACCGTGCCGCTGGCCAAGCTGCCGCGCTCCGCGCACGGCTTCCGGATCGCGGTCGTCAGCGACATCCACCTCGGCCCGATCCTCGGCCGCGCCCACACCCGCCGCGTGGTCGACGCGGTCAACGCGACCCGGCCCGACCTGATCGCGGTCGTCGGCGACCTGGTGGACGGTTCGGTCGCGGACCTCGGCTCCGCCGCCGAACCGCTGGCGGAGTTGGAAGCCCGGCACGGCAGCTTCTTCGTCACCGGCAACCACGAGTACTTCTCCGGCGCCGCCGAGTGGGTCGCCCACGTGCGCGAACTGGGCCTGCACCCGCTGGAGAACGCCCGGGTGGAGATCGACGGCTTCGACCTGGCCGGGGTCAACGACGTCGCCGGGGAGAGCGAGGGGCAGGGGCCCGACTTCGACCGCGCGCTCGGCGACCGGGATCCGGCGCGGGCCGCCGTCCTCCTGGCCCACCAGCCGATCGTCATCGACGACGCCGTCGCGCACGGCGTGGACCTCCAGCTCTCCGGCCACACCCACGGCGGGCAGCTCTGGCCCGGCAACCTCGTCGCGGAGCTCGCCAACCCGACCGTCGCCGGGCTCGAACGGTACGGCGACACCCAGCTCTACGTCTCGCGCGGCGCGGGTGCCTGGGGCCCACCGGTCCGGGTCGGAGCGCCCTCCGACATCACCGTGGTGGAGCTGGCCTCCCGGCAGGCCTGA
- a CDS encoding ABC transporter substrate-binding protein — translation MRSIRVRILAICAVLIIAGVGAWQLLPSDGEGGKPITVGTVDEVTSLDPAGAYDAGSWALFSNLYQTLMTFKSGAIVPEPEAAESCEFIGQKLTTYRCTLRDDLTFSNGHKVTAKDVKFSFDRMMKINSDVGPAVLFPSLRNVVADGRDVTFNLSARDATFPAKLATGAGAIVDSAVYPKDKIRTGNKVDGSGPYVLKSYEDGVKASMTPNPSYRGSIKNVNAAIDVRYYETSDKLLAAWKAGGLDVTHRQLPPAQISKINTTDPDVQVTETDSAEIRNMVFNVRPGATLSDKRIRQAIAWTIDRGPLVSDVYDSTVEPLYSLIPQGTIGHSTPFFDDYPQPDVNKAEELLQEAGVETPVHIDFAYRADGASTAETAEIKRQLEKDGLFAVDAKAVKWEDFQKGYASGKYDAYTVGWLPDYPDPDTFGGPLVGTDNSLHNGYSNPKLDALVADTQGFEDRGRTSNDFQKIQDIVGQDVPLVPLWQKKDYVVAKTGISGSQYLSDSTGVWRLWELKRI, via the coding sequence ATGCGTTCGATCCGGGTACGGATTCTTGCGATATGCGCGGTACTGATCATCGCAGGGGTCGGGGCCTGGCAGCTTCTCCCCTCCGACGGGGAGGGTGGCAAGCCGATTACTGTGGGTACTGTCGACGAGGTCACCTCGCTCGACCCGGCAGGTGCGTACGACGCGGGATCCTGGGCCCTCTTCAGCAACCTGTACCAGACTCTGATGACGTTCAAGTCCGGAGCCATCGTCCCCGAGCCGGAAGCCGCGGAGAGCTGCGAGTTCATCGGCCAGAAGCTCACGACGTACCGCTGCACGCTGCGGGACGACCTGACCTTCTCCAACGGTCACAAGGTCACGGCGAAGGACGTCAAGTTCTCCTTCGACCGGATGATGAAGATCAACTCGGACGTCGGCCCGGCGGTGCTCTTCCCGAGCCTGCGGAACGTGGTCGCCGACGGCCGGGACGTCACCTTCAACCTGTCCGCCCGTGACGCGACCTTCCCCGCGAAGCTCGCCACCGGCGCCGGCGCGATCGTCGACTCGGCGGTGTACCCGAAGGACAAGATCCGTACGGGCAACAAGGTGGACGGCTCCGGGCCGTACGTCCTGAAGTCCTACGAGGACGGCGTCAAGGCCTCGATGACGCCCAACCCCAGCTACCGGGGTTCGATCAAGAACGTCAACGCGGCGATCGACGTCCGGTACTACGAGACCTCCGACAAGCTCCTCGCCGCCTGGAAGGCGGGCGGCCTCGACGTGACCCACCGCCAGCTGCCGCCGGCCCAGATCAGCAAGATCAACACGACCGACCCCGATGTCCAGGTCACGGAGACGGACAGCGCCGAGATCCGCAACATGGTCTTCAACGTCCGTCCGGGCGCGACGCTTTCGGACAAGCGCATCCGGCAGGCCATCGCCTGGACCATCGACCGCGGTCCGCTGGTGAGCGACGTCTACGACTCCACGGTCGAGCCGCTCTACTCCCTGATCCCGCAGGGCACCATCGGCCACTCGACGCCGTTCTTCGACGACTACCCGCAGCCCGACGTGAACAAGGCCGAGGAACTGCTGCAGGAGGCCGGCGTCGAGACCCCGGTGCACATCGACTTCGCGTACCGCGCGGACGGCGCGAGCACCGCGGAGACCGCCGAGATCAAGCGCCAGCTGGAGAAGGACGGACTCTTCGCGGTCGACGCGAAGGCCGTGAAGTGGGAGGACTTCCAGAAGGGGTACGCGTCCGGCAAGTACGACGCGTACACCGTCGGCTGGCTCCCCGACTACCCCGACCCCGACACCTTCGGCGGGCCGCTCGTCGGCACCGACAACAGCCTCCACAACGGCTACTCCAACCCCAAGCTGGACGCGCTGGTCGCCGACACCCAGGGGTTCGAGGACCGAGGCCGCACCTCGAACGACTTCCAGAAGATCCAGGACATCGTCGGCCAGGACGTGCCGCTCGTCCCGCTGTGGCAGAAGAAGGACTACGTCGTCGCCAAGACCGGGATCTCCGGTTCGCAGTACCTCTCCGACAGCACCGGCGTCTGGCGCCTCTGGGAGCTGAAGCGCATCTGA